From Bos mutus isolate GX-2022 chromosome 5, NWIPB_WYAK_1.1, whole genome shotgun sequence, one genomic window encodes:
- the IL23A gene encoding interleukin-23 subunit alpha — protein sequence MLGNRAVMLLLLLLLPWTAQGRAVSEDSSPAWTRGQQLSQQLCMLAWSAHLPMGHVDLPREEGGDKTTDDVPRIQCEDGCDPQGLRDNSQSCLQRIHRGLVFYEKLLGSDIFTGEPSLLPDGPVDQLHASILGLRELLQPKGHHWETEQTPSPIPSQPWQRLLLRLKILRSLQAFVAVAARVFAHGAATLSP from the exons ATGCTGGGGAACAGAgctgtgatgctgctgctgctgctactgctgccctGGACAGCTCAGGGCCGGGCTGTGTCAGAGGACAGCAGCCCTGCTTGGACTCGGGGCCAACAGCTCTCACAGCAACTCTGCATGCTGGCCTGGAGTGCACACCTACCAATGGGACATGTG GATCTACcaagagaagaaggaggtgaTAAGACTACAGATGATGTCCCCCGTATCCAGTGTGAGGATGGCTGTGATCCACAAGGACTCAGGGACAACAGTCAG TCCTGCTTGCAAAGAATTCATCGAGGCCTGGTTTTTTACGAGAAGCTGCTGGGCTCAGATATTTTCACAGGGGAGCCTTCTCTACTCCCAGATGGCCCTGTGGACCAGCTTCATGCCTCCATACTGGGCCTCAGGGAACTCTTGCAG CCCAAGGGTCACCACTGGGAAACTGAGCAGACTCCAAGCCCTATTCCTAGCCAGCCATGGCAGCGCCTCCTTCTCCGTCTCAAGATCCTTCGAAGCCTCCAGGCCTTTGTGGCTGTAGCTGCCCGGGTCTTTGCCCACGGAGCAGCAACTCTGAGCCCCTAA